One region of Danio rerio strain Tuebingen ecotype United States chromosome 5, GRCz12tu, whole genome shotgun sequence genomic DNA includes:
- the ncaph gene encoding condensin complex subunit 2 (The RefSeq protein has 3 substitutions compared to this genomic sequence), whose protein sequence is MSAFSTPTARQRQWSSPALGHKAALSTTSTPLLDNIQGNDDEQERRQRRRSRVIDLHGVNDSSINEAGTHSSAGTPAAVPKLSSAQISEHYSTCIKLSTENKITTKNAFGLHLIDYMADILKEKDSELNFKVAAGTLDASTKIYAVRVDAVHADAYRVLGGLGSETKPKESQDGDDETEAAEGSQGEQVAAKQTKKRPPKKTVEQNLSNINLSESEMKCEVDPMFQRMAASFDENSTAGVFLSVLFSEDSCCELRFPSHMTLLKSQLPPVQVSHQNVPASPFTGHLKTLEDRPICPSLEDFSFTRWTPEQTTNLNQLLEKMKQGEHAFDVNADIEPDEDDAPDFGDNFDADVDEGRPGDNEEFKEHKEACSKSPQNGRGVIPIGEVDIATMCLQLSDQPREYSYFSPRTMATWVGPGYWLFKPGHKQDQKPDKEPRKRAPKNPLIIDFKADINFHNYFKTTRAATTISKSALNTSNKKTTLPADFQYPPSNLSQLNLKPSNTLSAEGKKRLSGELSEDIGEYDYNNANDTANFCPGLQEGDSEDAEGFGGSDNSQTDRPTPFSLDTDDISTYGEDCLVPEPHKLNIIEINYARTAKKMDMKKLKTTMWGLLTESPEKTAKQVESEDTTEVPGEKSFSQSIRNLVQRLPSAMATNLSVPLAFVALLHLANEKNLELHKIDGMTDIIIKQGH, encoded by the exons ATGAGCGCATTTAGTACCCCGACCGCCCGGCAACGGCAGTGGTCCTCTCCGGCACTGGGCCACAAAGCCGCACTGTCCACCACCAGCACACCTCTGCTGGACAACATTCAGGGAAACGACGATGAGCAGGAGAGACGTCAAAGACGCAGGTCCAGAGTCATCGACCTTCACGGAGTGAACGACTCGTCCATTAATGAGGCCGGTACCCACAG CTCTGCAGGAACACCTGCTGCTGTCCCTAAGCTGTCCTCAGCACAGATATCTGAACATTATTCAACCTGCATCAAGCTTTCCACTGAAAAC AAAATTACCACAAAGAATGCATTTGGTCTGCATCTCATCGATTACATGGCAGACATTCTCAAGGAGAAAGACTCTGAGCTAAACTTCAAG GTTGCAGCAGGCACTCTGGATGCCAGCACGAAAATCTATGCGGTGAGGGTGGATGCTGTCCATGCTGATGCTTACAGAGTCCTGGGAGGTTTGGGTTCGGAGACCAAACCAAAAGAAA GTCAGGATGGTGATGATGAgactgaggcagccgagggctcTCAGGGAGAGCAGGTGGCTGCAAAACAGACTAAGAAAAGACCTCCGAAGAAGACAGTGGAGCAGAATCTCAGTAATATCAATCTCTCTGAATCTGAGATGAAGTGTGAG GTTGATCCCATGTTTCAGCGTATGGCTGCTTCCTTTGATGAGAACAGTACAGCGGGAGTCTTTCTctctgtgctgttcagtgaggACAGTTGCTGTGAGCTGCGCTTTCCTTCACATATGACCTTACTGAAGTCACAGCTTCCTCCTGTGCAGGTGTCCCATCAGAATGTTCCTGCATCACCGTTTACAG GTCACTTAAAGACACTAGAAGACAGGCCAATTTGTCCATCCTTAGAGGATTTCTCTTTTACTAGATGGACTCCTGAGCAG ACCACAAACCTCAACCAACTGCTTGAAAAGATGAAGCAGGGAGAGCATGCATTCGATGTCAATGCAGATATTGAGCCAGATGAGGATGATGCGCCAGACTTCGGGGATAATTTTGATGCAGACGTGGATGAGGGCAGACCGGGAGACAATGAGGAGTTTAAGGAACACAAAGAAGCTTGTTCAAAGAGCCCACAGAACGGACG GGGGGTTATTCCTATCGGTGAGGTTGATATTGCCACCATGTGTCTGCAGCTGTCTGATCAGCCCAGAGAATACTCATACTTCAGTCCAAGGACCATGGCCACCTGGGTCGGGCCTGGATACTGGCTTTTCAAACCTGGACATAAGC AGGATCAAAAACCAGACAAAGAACCTCGAAAGCGAGCGCCAAAGAATCCTCTCATCATTGACTTTAAAGCAGATATCAACTTTCATAATTACTTTAAGACAACTAGA GCAGCAACCACTATTAGTAAATCAGCTTTGAACACCAGCAATAAGAAAACCACACTTCCGGCAGACTTCCAGTATCCACCCAGTAACCTGTCGCAGCTCAACCTCAAACCCTCCAACACA CTTAGTGCAGAAGGAAAGAAGAGGTTATCAGGAGAGCTGAGTGAGGACATAGGAGAGTACAACTACAACAATGCCAACGATACAGCTAACTTCTGTCCTGGTCTTCAG GAAGGGGACAGTGAGGATGCTGAAGGCTTTGCAGGATCCGATGACTCCCAAACAGACAGACCGACCCCTTTCTCTCTGGACACAGATGACATCTCTACTTATGGAGAGGACTGTCTTGTCCCTGAGCCACACAAG CTAAACATAATTGAGATCAACTATGCCAGGACAGCCAAGAAGATGGACATGAAGAAGCTAAAAACGACTATGTGGGGTCTCCTGACAGAAAGCCCTGAAAAAACAGCTAAG CAGGTGGAGAGTGAAGACACCACAGAAGTACCTGGTGAAAAATCGTTCAGCCAGTCTATCAGGAATCTTGTACAAAG gcttCCCTCTGCCATGGCTACTAATCTGTCAGTACCCTTGGCTTTCGTGGCCCTTCTGCACTTGGCTAATGAGAAA AACTTGGAGCTGCACAAAATTGATGGCATGACTGATATCATCATTAAACAAGGCCACTGA
- the vamp8 gene encoding vesicle-associated membrane protein 8, with protein sequence MGVTDPNSTEHREGESSQDADRVKALQSQVDGVKDIMTQNVDRILARGERLDDLMGKSEDLEAGAQNFKQTSQKVARAFWWKNVKLIVLIVVIVLVILLIIIFLATGVIPVSGSAPKPPTVTPP encoded by the exons ATGGGTGTAACTGATCCAAACAGTACG GAGCATAGAGAAGGAGAATCTTCACAGGATGCAGATCGAGTCAAAGCTCTGCAGTCTCAAGTGGACGGGGTCAAGGATATTATGACCCAGAATGTTGATCGAATTCTGGCCCGTGGAGAAAGACTGGATGATCTAATGGGAAAATCTGAAGACCTGGAGGCCGGG GCCCAGAACTTCAAGCAAACCTCCCAGAAGGTCGCTCGTGCTTTCTGGTGGAAAAACGTGAAGCTGATTGTGCTGATTGTTGTGATAGTTCTGGTCATTTTACTGATTATCATATTCCTTGCAACTGGTGTGATTCCAGTCAGTGGAAGTGCTCCAAAACCTCCAACCGTAACGCCACCATAG